A window of the Helianthus annuus cultivar XRQ/B chromosome 4, HanXRQr2.0-SUNRISE, whole genome shotgun sequence genome harbors these coding sequences:
- the LOC110936582 gene encoding zinc finger BED domain-containing protein RICESLEEPER 2 isoform X1, with protein sequence MIVAHELPFSFVEYHWFNALLKYLNPLFQKVSRATIRKDCIKVVESEREKMKKVFKKTDMISLTSDCWTSNQTIGYMCLTAHYIDSDWKMKKCIIGFNELAPPHSGEVISDAILECLIKWGIQDKIGTITLDNASNNDRAAAILRNTFQGKGTLHFEGLFFHVRCCAHILNLVVQDGLGTIDGCLVKIREGVKYLKKSAGRLLKFGEISITLGIETRRSLCIDVKTRWNSTHRMLKSAIHYKHAFEGYALRDSNYEWSLTDEEWDRAKKVCKLLEVFSDATDLFSGTLYPTANLFLVEIFKVKREITNAVKSNDNFLKNMGRPMFDKFEKYWGEIGVLMSIASLLDPRFKKESISWTFKKLYPENEVDGRVEDVINKLKPLFEKYSNAYQVARAADSNLNGTSSEGPSIRDGDDDFYAYLETKPVESTQKSELDVYLEEPNFVVPRTIKFDVLQWWCQNSSKYPVLSKMARDIFCIPITTVASESAFSAGGRVLDDYRSSLSKDMVELLVCGGDWIKSASKSFIKTLEQSAKEEENLEIPIPTSDGASS encoded by the exons ATGATTGTAGCCCATGAGCTACCTTTTTCCTTTGTAGAGTACCATTGGTTTAATGCCCTGTTGAAATACTTGAACCCTCTTTTTCAAAAAGTGAGTAGAGCCACAATTAGAAAAGATTGCATTAAAGTGGTTGAATCagaaagagagaagatgaagaaAGTTTTTAAAAAGACTGATATGATCTCACTTACTAGTGATTGTTGGACCTCAAATCAAACTATTGGGTATATGTGTTTGACAGCTCATTATATTGACTCTGATTGGAAAATGAAAAAGTGCATAATTGGATTTAATGAGCTAGCACCGCCCCATAGTGGTGAGGTCATTTCGGATGCTATTCTAGAGTGCCTCATTAAATGGGGTATACAAGATAAAATAGGTACAATAACATTAGACAATGCATCAAATAATGATAGGGCGGCCGCAATTTTAAGGAATACCTTTCAAGGAAAGGGAACATTGCACTTTGAGGGTTTATTTTTTCATGTGAGATGTTGTGCTCATATACTAAACCTGGTTGTACAAGATGGACTTGGAACAATTGATGGTTGTCTTGTCAAAATAAGAGAAGGTGTGAAATATTTGAAGAAGTCAGCGGGTCGCCTCTTGAAGTTTGGTGAAATTTCGATCACCCTTGGTATCGAAACCCGCCGATCATTGTGTATTGATGTAAAAACCCGATGGAACTCAACACATCGTATGCTTAAATCAGCGATTCACTACAAACATGCTTTTGAAGGTTACGCGTTGAGGGATTCGAATTATGAGTGGTCTCTTACGGATGAGGAGTGGGATCGGGCTAAAAAGGTATGCAAGCTACTTGAGGTGTTTTCGGATGCTACAGATTTGTTTTCGGGTACATTATATCCGACCGCAAATTTGTTTCTTGTTGAGATTTTTAAAGTAAAAAGAGAGATAACTAATGCTGTTAAATCAAATGataatttcttgaaaaatatgGGAAGGCCAATGTTTGACAAGTTTGAGAAGTATTGGGGAGAAATCGGGGTACTTATGTCAATTGCTTCTCTTTTAGACCCGCGTTTTAAGAAGGAATCTATTTCTTGGACATTTAAGAAGTTGTATCCAGAAAATGAGGTTGATGGTCGGGTTGAAGATGTGATTAATAAGTTAAAACCACTTTTTGAAAAATACTCTAATGCATATCAAGTGGCTAGGGCTGCCGATAGCAATCTAAATGGTACATCATCTGAGGGCCCAAGTATTCGTGATGGAGACGATGATTTTTACGCTTATCTTGAAACTAAACCCGTTGAAAGTACACAAAAATCAGAACTTGATGTGTATTTAGAAGAGCCAAATTTTGTAGTTCCAAGAACTATAAAGTTTGATGTGTTACAATGGTGGTGTCAAAATTCTAGCAAGTACCCCGTGCTAAGCAAAATGGCTCGTGACattttttgcattccaatcacaaCGGTTGCCTCGGAATCAGCATTTAGTGCTGGGGGACGTGTATTGGATGACTATAGAAGCTCTCTTTCTAAAGATATGGTCGAGCTTCTTGTTTGTGGAGGAGATTGGATAAAGTCGGCATCAAAATCATTTATTAAAACACTAGAA CAATCggcaaaggaagaagaaaatTTAGAAATTCCAATCCCGACGAGTGATGGGGCATCTAGTTAA